In a genomic window of Glycine max cultivar Williams 82 chromosome 13, Glycine_max_v4.0, whole genome shotgun sequence:
- the LOC100782648 gene encoding probable protein phosphatase 2C 27, translating to MCVKDGEQVGEDHIEKNVDNNRRVSWPLHCDLLRAHMDNKEKDSSFRIPSDQISVVNSSPLESICEDAEIVDKKQNMMNFVPTLRSGECSDIGDRPSMEDTHICIGDLAEKFGNNELCKEAISFYGVFDGHGGKSAAQFVRDHLPRVIVEDADFPLELEKVVTRSFLEIDAEFARSCSTESSLSSGTTALTAIIFGRSLLVANAGDCRAVLSRGGGAIEMSKDHRPLCIKERKRIESLGGYIDDGYLNGQLGVTRALGDWHLEGMKEMNGKGGPLSAEPELKLMTLTKEDEFLIIGSDGIWDVFRSQNAVDFARRRLQEHNDVKQCCKEIIGEAIKRGATDNLTVVMICFHSEPPPPMVVERPRVRRSISAEGLQNLKCLLEG from the exons ATGTGTGTGAAAGATGGCGAACAAGTTGGTGAAGATCATATAGAGAAGAACGTTGATAACAATAGGAGAGTTTCATGGCCTTTGCATTGTGATCTCTTGCGTGCCCACATGgataacaaagaaaaagacTCTTCTTTTAGAATTCCCTCTGACCAGATCAGTGTTGTAAATTCATCTCCT CTGGAAAGCATATGTGAGGATGCAGAAATTGTGGACAAAAAACAGAACATGATGAACTTTGTCCCTACTCTTCGGTCTGGAGAGTGTTCTGATATTGGAGATCGCCCTTCCATGGAGGATACCCACATATGCATTGGAGACTTGGCAGAAAAATTTGGCAATAACGAACTTTGCAAGGAAGCTATTTCCTTTTATGGT GTATTTGATGGACACGGAGGGAAGAGCGCTGCACAATTTGTTCGTGATCATCTGCCACGGGTGATTGTTGAGGATGCTGACTTCCCTTTGGAATTAGAGAAGGTAGTCACAAGGTCATTTTTGGAGATTGATGCAGAGTTTGCAAGATCATGTTCTACCGAGTCTTCCCTGTCTTCTGGTACAACTGCACTGACTGCAATTATATTTGGAAG GTCTTTACTGGTTGCCAATGCTGGAGACTGCCGCGCTGTATTGTCCCGTGGTGGAGGGGCTATAGAAATGTCCAAAGATCACAGGCCATTGTGTATTAAAGAAAGGAAGAGGATTGAGTCTCTAGGTGGATACATAGATGACGGTTACCTGAACGGCCAGTTAGGAGTGACTCGTGCACTAGGTGACTGGCATCTTGaaggaatgaaagaaatgaatggAAAGGGTGGACCATTGAGTGCTGAGCCAGAACTTAAATTGATGACATTAACAAAAGAAGATGAATTTTTGATAATTGGGAGTGATGGAATCTGGGATGTTTTTCGCAGCCAAAATGCTGTAGACTTTGCTCGAAGGAGGCTTCAAGAGCACAATGATGTGAAGCAGTGTTGCAAGGAGATAATAGGGGAAGCAATAAAGAGAGGAGCAACAGACAACTTGACAGTGGTGATGATATGTTTCCACTCAGAACCACCACCTCCTATGGTTGTAGAAAGGCCTAGAGTCAGAAGAAGTATATCTGCTGAGGGGCTTCAAAATCTCAAGTGCTTGCTAGAAGGATAA